The DNA window ACCGGCACGGGTGCGCATGCGCAGCCGGAAGCCGTGGGTCTTGGCACGCCGGCGGTTGTTCGGCTGGTAGGTGCGCTTGCTCACGTCAGAACTCCGTCTTCGTACTACGTCCAGGGGGCATCGGGCTGCAAGACGCCACTTTAGCAGAACGCGGCGGAGCAACCGCCCAACCCTACGGAGAGGCCATCTCGGGGTCAACCATATCCTTGGTCGGCACGCCGACAGGCTGGGCCTGACAGCAGCTGCCAGGTCTTTCCGCGCACAAAGTGAATCTTTTCCTGCAAACGTGCGGGGGCGGGCCCGGTCTGCGGTTGTAGTCCACCTGTCACCGCTGTTAGCGTGCGCGGTTGCTGGTCTCACCGGCCGTTCGCACACCGCGAAGCGGCGGCCAAAACCGGA is part of the Actinoplanes missouriensis 431 genome and encodes:
- the rpmH gene encoding 50S ribosomal protein L34, which produces MSKRTYQPNNRRRAKTHGFRLRMRTRAGRAILSARRTKGRDKLSA